From Cuculus canorus isolate bCucCan1 chromosome 7, bCucCan1.pri, whole genome shotgun sequence, one genomic window encodes:
- the PSTK gene encoding L-seryl-tRNA(Sec) kinase, with amino-acid sequence LGRSGPGAAPRAVSPAQAQGGRCRAGLAASGGPARGGLCALGGLPAAGKSSLGRALRPRLRWGCAVLCYDSLLAGGPEPRPPRAPSHWKQSRQELLQCVERIVRALLGLSPLPGPGPQPTWERVQAACREQGLLANSGAGDGCVLTPGDTTRPFYLILDDNFYYRSMRYEVYQLARKYSLSYCQIFLDCPLECCLQRNRLRSHPVADETICLMARKIEMPDVKKNAWERNSLILRSADGALEDDKQIIVLLASALENPMKPNEENTEQKDADRAACAASAVHRVDQACRRIVSLAMKDAKDHNILPSAMKSLAEELNRLKAEFLEDLRQGDNLKKQTCTEDKHLDPAASVIPSFQNKATTLVNKYILK; translated from the exons ctcgGCCGCTCCGGCCCCGGTGCGGCGCCGCGGGCCGTGTCCCCCGCGCAGGCGCAGGGCGGGCGGTGCCGGGCCGGGCTGGCGGCGAGCGGTGGCCCCGCGCGGGGCGGGCTGTGCGCGCTGGGGGGGCTGCCGGCCGCGGGCAAGAGCTCCCTGGGCCGCGCGCTGCGGCCGCGGCTGCGCTGGGGCTGCGCCGTCCTTTGCTACGACAGCCTCCTGGCGGGCGGGCCGGAACCGCGGCCGCCCCGCGCG CCGTCCCACTGGAAGCAGAGCcgtcaggagctgctgcagtgcGTGGAGCGCATCGTGCGGGCGCTGCTTGGCCTGTCCCCGCTGCCCGGCCCCGGCCCACAGCCCACCTGGGAGCGCGTGCAGGCCGCCTGCCGCGAGCAGGGGCTCCTCGCCAACAGCGGTGCCGGGGATGGCTGCGTCCTCACACCCGGAGACACCACTAGGCCGTTCTACCTCATCCTGGACGACAACTTCTATTACCGGAGCATGAGATACGAGGTGTACCAGCTGGCTCGCAAAT ATTCATTGAGCTACTGCCAGATATTCTTGGATTGTCCACTCGAGTGCTGCTTGCAGAGAAACCGTCTAAGAAGCCACCCAGTAGCTGACGAGACGATATGTTTAATGGCAAGAAAGATAGAAATGCCGGATGTCAAGAAAAACGCATGGGAACGGAACAGCCTCATCCTGAGAAGTGCTGACGGTGCTTTGGAGGATGA CAAGCAGATCATTGTTTTGCTGGCCTCCGCGCTGGAAAACCCCATGAAGCCAAACGAGGAGAACACTGAGCAGAAG GATGCGGATCGAGCAGCCTGTGCAGCCAGCGCTGTCCATCGGGTGGATCAGGCCTGCAGGCGCATCGTCTCCCTGGCGATGAAGGACGCAAAAG atCACAACATCCTCCCGAGCGCGATGAAGAGCCTGGCAGAAGAACTGAACAGACTCAAGGCAGAATTTTTGGAAGACTTGCGGCAAGGAGATAAtctgaaaaaacaaacttgCACAGAGGATAAACACTTGGACCCTGCTGCCAGCGTCATTCCCTCATTCCAAAACAAGGCAACGACTCTagttaataaatatattttaaaataa
- the LOC104058563 gene encoding disintegrin and metalloproteinase domain-containing protein 9 isoform X1 — MLRHSLIFFAFGLTLMGKPFWIKGVSSEQTSRLSALEIIIPRSLTHRERHYPLFHKEHLDDNLSYSIHTRNGMYLLKLKKNKQLVSEDFVLYTYGDSGKLEATQSKPKTHCYYHGYVEGIADSMLALSTCDGLRGLLYIGGTWYGMEPLNTSSTFEHTFYQLEDTQDIPFQCGVLNGSFHHEMFVKHSVKYAFSSNSTSSREQLLRKKRAVLPQRNYVELFMVVDNRRFLLKESDPAAVQKETVELINYVDGMYRALNIQIVLVGLEIWTDRDHISVMNGSAGDVLSRFVSWRQKVLLKRSRNDVSHLLIGRSSYSGSIGMAFVGTVCSQVRGGSISTLNHNNMLRHATVVAHELGHNLGMKHDDKRCPASYIMHGTENGSRNFSTCSADDFENLILSGGGICLRNPPQASSVYKEPACGNNVVDHNEECDCGKPQECTDPCCDAATCKLKPGSQCAQGLCCEKCKFKVAGAECRPKMDPCDLPEYCNGSTAYCPEDTYIMNGYPCNNRKAYCYYGVCRSFDSQCESIYGKGARKAPDVCFEKANIKGDRFGNCGMRGGVYKKCSVQHSLCGKLQCTSVSLQNLPAWSVINNASGVLCWSSDFDLGSDVPDPAQVHDGTACGENKACIDFECVNASHLGYNCDVKQKCNNNGVCNNNDNCHCNAGWAPPLCDRLGYGGSVDSGPAHIDTSLRDGLLVFFLLVLPIAVVTIMAVIKRDAIKRKFCRKSRRQQRDNNVQQPKQSNGLSHHTRNDQPAASRPDFFTISHFPAPRQPVQTQFPAAPPGPAQPTVPPRPAA; from the exons ATGTTAAGACacagcctgattttttttgcttttggacTAACATTAATGGGAAAACCTTTTTGGATAAAAG GTGTCTCCTCTGAACAGACATCCAGGCTCTCTGCACTAGAAATAATTATTCCTCGAAGCCTGACACACAGAGAGAGACATTACCCTCTTTTTCACAAG GAGCATTTGGATGACAATCTTTCTTACTCAATCCACACCAGAAATGGAATGTATCTtctaaaactgaagaaaaataa aCAGCTTGTTAGTGAAGACTTTGTGCTGTACACGTATGGGGACAGTGGGAAACTGGAAGCAACACAATCAAAACCCAAG ACACACTGTTATTACCATGGCTACGTTGAAGGAATTGCTGACTCAATGCTTGCGCTTAGCACATGCGATGGCCTCAG AGGACTTCTCTACATCGGTGGCACATGGTACGGAATGGAACCGCTCAACACATCCAGCACATTTGAACACACATTTTACCAGTTAGAAGATACACAGGATATCCCTTTCCAGTGTGGTGTGCTGAATGGCAGCTTCCATCACGAGATGTTTGTGAAGCACTCTGTGAAATACGCATTTTCATCAAACAGTACCTCTAGCAGGGAACAGCTTTTGAGG AAGAAGCGAGCTGTCTTGCCCCAGAGAAACTATGTGGAATTATTTATGGTCGTGGACAACCGCAGG TTTTTGTTGAAGGAATCTGATCCTGCTGCAGTGCAAAAGGAAACGGTGGAGCTCATTAATTACGTGGATGGG ATGTACAGAGCATTAAACATCCAGATTGTTTTGGTTGGATTAGAGATCTGGACTGACAGAGACCACATCTCTGTAATGAATGGCTCAGCTGGAGATGTACTCAGTAGATTCGTGTCTTGGAGACAGAAAGTTCTACTTAAACGATCAAGAAATGATGTCAGCCATCTCCTAAT AGGGAGAAGCTCTTACAGTGGATCCATTGGGATGGCTTTTGTGGGTACTGTCTGCTCACAAGTCCGGGGAGGGTCAATCAGCACT TTGAATCATAACAATATGTTACGTCACGCAACAGTAGTGGCACATGAACTGGGGCACAACCTCGGAATGAAGCACGACGATAAGCGGTGTCCTGCATCCTACATTATGCACGGCACAGAGAA TGGATCCAGGAATTTCAGCACCTGCAGCGCTGATGATTTTGAGAACCTTATTCTAAGTGGAGGAGGAATCTGCCTTAGAAATCCTCCCCAAGCAAGCAGTGTTTACAAAGAACCTGCCTGTGGGAATAATGTGGTTGATCACAATGAAGAATGCGACTGTGGCAAACCACAG GAATGCACCGACCCTTGTTGTGACGCTGCAACCTGCAAACTCAAGCCGGGATCGCAGTGCGCGCAAGGACTGTGCTGTGAAAAGTGCAAG TTTAAAGTGGCGGGAGCAGAATGCAGGCCGAAAATGGATCCCTGCGATCTCCCCGAGTACTGCAACGGCAGCACTGCCTACTGCCCCGAGGACACTTACATCATGAACGGTTACCCATGCAACAACAGGAAGGCCTATTGCTACTATGGGGTGTGCCGGAGCTTTGATTCCCAATGTGAATCCATATATGGAAAAG GGGCACGGAAAGCACCTGATGTATGCTTTGAGAAAGCAAATATCAAAGGAGATAGGTTTGGCAACTGTGGGATGAGAGGCGGAGTGTACAAGAAGTGCTCTGTTCA GCACAGTCTGTGTGGCAAACTGCAGTGCACATCCGTGAGTCTGCAAAACCTCCCTGCCTGGAGCGTCATCAATAACGCCTCAGGGGTGTTATGCTGGTCTTCTGACTTTGACTTGGGATCCGACGTCCCTGATCCTGCTCAAGTTCATGATGGAACGGCCTGTGGAGAAAACAAG GCCTGTATAGATTTTGAATGTGTTAACGCAAGTCATCTGGGCTACAACTGTGATGTGAAGCAGAAGTGCAACAACAATGGG GTGTGCAACAACAACGACAATTGCCACTGCAACGCGGGGTGGGCGCCTCCGCTCTGCGACCGGTTGGGCTATGGTGGCAGCGTGGACAGCGGCCCAGCGCACATCG ACACCTCACTTCGGGATggtcttcttgttttcttcctccttgtgTTGCCAATAGCAGTTGTCACCATCATGGCAGTAATCAAGCGGGATGCaataaaaaggaagttttgcaggaaaagcagaagacaacagAG GGATAACAACGTGCAGCAACCAAAGCAAAGTAACGGACTGAGTCATCACACAAGGAATGATCAG CCCGCTGCATCAAGGCCTGATTTTTTTACCATCTCGCATTTCCCTGCTCCAAG GCAGCCAGTACAGACGCagtttcctgcagctcctccaggacCCGCACAACCCACAGTCCCACCTCGACCAGCAGCCTGA
- the LOC104058563 gene encoding disintegrin and metalloproteinase domain-containing protein 9 isoform X2 — translation MYLLKLKKNKQLVSEDFVLYTYGDSGKLEATQSKPKTHCYYHGYVEGIADSMLALSTCDGLRGLLYIGGTWYGMEPLNTSSTFEHTFYQLEDTQDIPFQCGVLNGSFHHEMFVKHSVKYAFSSNSTSSREQLLRKKRAVLPQRNYVELFMVVDNRRFLLKESDPAAVQKETVELINYVDGMYRALNIQIVLVGLEIWTDRDHISVMNGSAGDVLSRFVSWRQKVLLKRSRNDVSHLLIGRSSYSGSIGMAFVGTVCSQVRGGSISTLNHNNMLRHATVVAHELGHNLGMKHDDKRCPASYIMHGTENGSRNFSTCSADDFENLILSGGGICLRNPPQASSVYKEPACGNNVVDHNEECDCGKPQECTDPCCDAATCKLKPGSQCAQGLCCEKCKFKVAGAECRPKMDPCDLPEYCNGSTAYCPEDTYIMNGYPCNNRKAYCYYGVCRSFDSQCESIYGKGARKAPDVCFEKANIKGDRFGNCGMRGGVYKKCSVQHSLCGKLQCTSVSLQNLPAWSVINNASGVLCWSSDFDLGSDVPDPAQVHDGTACGENKACIDFECVNASHLGYNCDVKQKCNNNGVCNNNDNCHCNAGWAPPLCDRLGYGGSVDSGPAHIDTSLRDGLLVFFLLVLPIAVVTIMAVIKRDAIKRKFCRKSRRQQRDNNVQQPKQSNGLSHHTRNDQPAASRPDFFTISHFPAPRQPVQTQFPAAPPGPAQPTVPPRPAA, via the exons ATGTATCTtctaaaactgaagaaaaataa aCAGCTTGTTAGTGAAGACTTTGTGCTGTACACGTATGGGGACAGTGGGAAACTGGAAGCAACACAATCAAAACCCAAG ACACACTGTTATTACCATGGCTACGTTGAAGGAATTGCTGACTCAATGCTTGCGCTTAGCACATGCGATGGCCTCAG AGGACTTCTCTACATCGGTGGCACATGGTACGGAATGGAACCGCTCAACACATCCAGCACATTTGAACACACATTTTACCAGTTAGAAGATACACAGGATATCCCTTTCCAGTGTGGTGTGCTGAATGGCAGCTTCCATCACGAGATGTTTGTGAAGCACTCTGTGAAATACGCATTTTCATCAAACAGTACCTCTAGCAGGGAACAGCTTTTGAGG AAGAAGCGAGCTGTCTTGCCCCAGAGAAACTATGTGGAATTATTTATGGTCGTGGACAACCGCAGG TTTTTGTTGAAGGAATCTGATCCTGCTGCAGTGCAAAAGGAAACGGTGGAGCTCATTAATTACGTGGATGGG ATGTACAGAGCATTAAACATCCAGATTGTTTTGGTTGGATTAGAGATCTGGACTGACAGAGACCACATCTCTGTAATGAATGGCTCAGCTGGAGATGTACTCAGTAGATTCGTGTCTTGGAGACAGAAAGTTCTACTTAAACGATCAAGAAATGATGTCAGCCATCTCCTAAT AGGGAGAAGCTCTTACAGTGGATCCATTGGGATGGCTTTTGTGGGTACTGTCTGCTCACAAGTCCGGGGAGGGTCAATCAGCACT TTGAATCATAACAATATGTTACGTCACGCAACAGTAGTGGCACATGAACTGGGGCACAACCTCGGAATGAAGCACGACGATAAGCGGTGTCCTGCATCCTACATTATGCACGGCACAGAGAA TGGATCCAGGAATTTCAGCACCTGCAGCGCTGATGATTTTGAGAACCTTATTCTAAGTGGAGGAGGAATCTGCCTTAGAAATCCTCCCCAAGCAAGCAGTGTTTACAAAGAACCTGCCTGTGGGAATAATGTGGTTGATCACAATGAAGAATGCGACTGTGGCAAACCACAG GAATGCACCGACCCTTGTTGTGACGCTGCAACCTGCAAACTCAAGCCGGGATCGCAGTGCGCGCAAGGACTGTGCTGTGAAAAGTGCAAG TTTAAAGTGGCGGGAGCAGAATGCAGGCCGAAAATGGATCCCTGCGATCTCCCCGAGTACTGCAACGGCAGCACTGCCTACTGCCCCGAGGACACTTACATCATGAACGGTTACCCATGCAACAACAGGAAGGCCTATTGCTACTATGGGGTGTGCCGGAGCTTTGATTCCCAATGTGAATCCATATATGGAAAAG GGGCACGGAAAGCACCTGATGTATGCTTTGAGAAAGCAAATATCAAAGGAGATAGGTTTGGCAACTGTGGGATGAGAGGCGGAGTGTACAAGAAGTGCTCTGTTCA GCACAGTCTGTGTGGCAAACTGCAGTGCACATCCGTGAGTCTGCAAAACCTCCCTGCCTGGAGCGTCATCAATAACGCCTCAGGGGTGTTATGCTGGTCTTCTGACTTTGACTTGGGATCCGACGTCCCTGATCCTGCTCAAGTTCATGATGGAACGGCCTGTGGAGAAAACAAG GCCTGTATAGATTTTGAATGTGTTAACGCAAGTCATCTGGGCTACAACTGTGATGTGAAGCAGAAGTGCAACAACAATGGG GTGTGCAACAACAACGACAATTGCCACTGCAACGCGGGGTGGGCGCCTCCGCTCTGCGACCGGTTGGGCTATGGTGGCAGCGTGGACAGCGGCCCAGCGCACATCG ACACCTCACTTCGGGATggtcttcttgttttcttcctccttgtgTTGCCAATAGCAGTTGTCACCATCATGGCAGTAATCAAGCGGGATGCaataaaaaggaagttttgcaggaaaagcagaagacaacagAG GGATAACAACGTGCAGCAACCAAAGCAAAGTAACGGACTGAGTCATCACACAAGGAATGATCAG CCCGCTGCATCAAGGCCTGATTTTTTTACCATCTCGCATTTCCCTGCTCCAAG GCAGCCAGTACAGACGCagtttcctgcagctcctccaggacCCGCACAACCCACAGTCCCACCTCGACCAGCAGCCTGA
- the C7H10orf88 gene encoding ATPase PAAT: protein MAALAPVVLSRSSWPCEAPGGLGRAVCVRQGEDGGGEESIEAVVLERRVGSGSEASCVLHLECQPTGEMVSVSVLSQARTMEVYVGEEYCGTGRGEGLGASCALGEAEKVTLYKKYLKFECPAASCRIKLLSIGEKQRVLIRKIVVQVQTVPAKPVMDPPPLGSHIDLDRVQMIMESMGSKLSPGAQQLMDMVRCQQKNNLPLGDRLNWIFGKTADFGGDRVIDGLCGAAAWTPLDPLAGEPLPVRNHVTSEIEHKDLQRSHHQNTCIPERGSASAAERLTAQQNAAGLRNSLIAMESLHVQGQASTAPVVADPQVLLPFLQSLCTQVNHLRLKGGDRPSGKSAVTKEEGIQCNGVEQQPICSYLEKIISKNMDLMEKKLTDYIDRQLQALQAHIDDKMVLLMDLVHSSKPGRISQAHYGSNEAVSNGER from the exons ATGGCCGCCCTCGCTCCGGTGGTGTTGTCGCGGAGCTCCTGGCCCTGCGAGGCGCCGGGCGGGTTGGGGAGGGCGGTGTGtgtgaggcagggggaggaTGGCGGCGGAGAGGAGAG CATTGAGGCTGTTGTGTTGGAGAGGCGGGTGGGCAGCGGGAGCGAAGCGTCCTGCGTGCTGCACTTGGAATGCCAGCCCACCGGGGAGATGGTGTCTGTCAGTGTCCTGAGCCAGGCCCGCACCATGGAGGTGTATGTGGGCGAGGAATACTGCGGGACTGGCCGTGGTGAGGGCCTGGGTGCCAGCTGCGCCCTGGG tgaaGCTGAAAAGGTTACTTTGTACAAAAAGTACCTTAAGTTCGAatgccctgcagcctcctgtaGAATTAAG CTGCTCTCCATTGGTGAGAAACAGAGAGTGCTCATCAGGAAAATAGTTGTGCAGGTGCAAACAGTGCCTGCCAAGCCAGTGATGGATCCTCCTCCACTAGGCTCGCACATAGACCTGGACAGAGTGCAAATGATAATGGAATCCATGGGATCTAAGCTGTCTCCAGGAGCTCAGCAGCTCATGGACATGGTCCGGTGTCAGCAGAAA AACAATTTACCTCTTGGAGACAGACTTAATTGGATCTTTGGGAAAACTGCAGACTTTGGAGGTGACCGTGTAATCGACGGATTGTGTGGGGCAGCTGCTTGGACACCATTAGATCCATTGGCCGGTGAGCCTTTGCCTGTCAGAAATCATGTAACGAGTGAAATAGAACATAAGGACTTACAAAGAAGTCATCATCAGAACACATGCATACCCGAGAGAGGGagtgcttctgctgctgagagACTTACTGCCCAGCAAAACGCGGCTGGCCTCAGAAATTCTCTTATAGCGATGGAGTCGTTGCACGTGCAGGGGCAAGCGAGCACCGCCCCAGTGGTAGCTGATCCACAGGTGCTGCTTCCATTTCTTCAAAGCTTGTGCACTCAGGTGAATCATCTGCGGCTGAAAGGTGGTGATAGGCCTTCTGGGAAGAGCGCAGTGACCAAAGAGGAAGGCATTCAGTGTAATGG AGTAGAACAGCAGCCTATTTGCTCCTATTTggaaaagattatttcaaaaaatatgGATCTGATGGAGAAGAAACTAACGGACTATATTGATCGCCAGCTGCAGGCTCTTCAGGCACACATAGATGATAAAATGGTTCTCCTGATGGACTTGGTTCACAGCTCAAAGCCTGGCAGAATTTCACAAGCGCACTATGGCTCTAATGAGGCAGTCTCTAATGGAGAGAGGTAG
- the CUZD1 gene encoding CUB and zona pellucida-like domain-containing protein 1, giving the protein MQVLQQLLLLPLVAALALAEDNSIEHKEFIKIETLREPLTSWLCCCCSSAGAPHCGTSLHDINKSLKIELNANANCIWQIQRDTNRTIRLIFSYFKFAPSSSCETESIKIYDGPSTNVSLLGQVCNNTNAVPVLQSSSNSLTFLITTNSVPFTRNFFVFYYYFSPETNIENCGGQLTGPNGTFISPNYPAPYPEFAYCVWHIRTPKNTKINLEFKDFFLELDQNCQFDFTAVYDGLTTNTGLIGKICGRVQPTFESSSNTMTVVLSTDYANSYRGFAAQYTSAALPGPVEPNAFLTCSSDTMRIVLSKAYLASLGYNGTHPQLNDPSCSPVITDSVIFSFPLGGCGTTKKDEGSSITYTNIVSLSANGSIITRQNSVEIIAKCKMENNSTLEVIYITKNNVIQDITAMGQYNINMSFYESDSFSRPVQQSPYYVDLNQTLFAQVSLNSADLNLLVFVDTCIASPQPDFGSLTYDLIRSGCSKDDTVVTYPPLEHYGRFKFNAFRFLRSSPSVYLQCEVLICDSNTTNSRCTQGCISRQKRTVSSYKWKTSTMMGPIRLKRDLRSADHSESLTKANAEETLNLHQYSFYGLLFLVLLSNIVIVVAVIINYYKRQPGYGYHKLQS; this is encoded by the exons ATGCAGGTGCTCCAacagctcctcctcctgcctctcgTAGCTGCTTTGGCTCTCGCCGAAGACAACTCGATAGAACACAAAG AGTTCATCAAAAT AGAAACCTTGAGAGAGCCCCTCACAAGCTGGTTGTGttgttgctgttcttcagcAGGCGCCCCTCACTGCGGTACATCGCTTCACGACATCAACAAATCCCTGAAGATCGAACTAAACGCAAATGCCAACTGCATCTGGCAAATCCAGAGGGACACAAATCGAACAATTAGGCTCATTTTCTCCTATTTTAA ATTTGCTCCTTCTTCAAGCTGCGAAACAGAAAGTATCAAAATATATGATGGGCCCTCAACTAACGTATCCCTTCTCGGCCAAGTCTGTAACAACACCAATGCAGTTCCAGTACTTCAGTCATCCTCAAACAGTTTAACTTTCCTCATCACAACAAACTCCGTGCCTTTCACGAGGAACTTCTTCGTCTTCTACTACTACTTCTCACCAGAAACAA ATATTGAAAACTGTGGGGGACAATTAACGGGTCCCAACGGGACATTTATCAGCCCCAACTACCCAGCGCCGTACCCTGAATTCGCATACTGCGTCTGGCATATACGAACACCAAAAAACACAAAGATAAACTTAGAATTTAAGGATTTCTT CCTGGAACTAGACCAGAACTGCCAGTTTGACTTCACAGCAGTCTACGACGGCCTTACCACTAACACTGGCTTGATAGGAAAAATCTGTGGTCGTGTTCAGCCCACATTTGAATCCTCTTCAAATACCATGACAGTTGTGCTGTCTACAGACTACGCCAACTCCTACCGAGGGTTTGCTGCTCAGTACACCAGTGCTGCGCTGCCAGGGCCCGTAGAGCCCAACG CATTCCTGACGTGCTCTTCAGACACCATGAGGATTGTTCTCAGCAAGGCTTACCTGGCCTCCCTCGGCTACAACGGAACTCACCCCCAGCTGAACGATCCATCCTGCAGCCCAGTTATAACAGATTCAGtcatcttctccttcccattAGGCGGCTGCGGAACAACTAAAAAG GATGAAGGCTCGAGCATCACTTACACCAACATCGTATCTCTCTCTGCGAATGGCAGCATTATCACTCGTCAGAACAGCGTAGAGATCATTGCCAaatgcaaaatggaaaacaactcAACCTTGGAAGTCATTTACATAACGAAAAATAATGTAATCCAGGACATAACAGCTATGGGACAGTACAACATCAACATGTCATTCTACGAATCGGATTCATTCTCCAGGCCTGTACAGCAGTCCCCATACTATGTAGACCTGAACCAAACTCTTTTTGCTCAAGTCAGTCTCAACTCTGCTGACCTCAATCTCCTGGTGTTTGTTGATACCTGTATAGCATCGCCTCAGCCTGATTTTGGATCACTAACATACGATTTAATCAGAAGTGG CTGCAGTAAAGATGACACTGTGGTAACCTACCCACCCCTCGAACACTATGGAAGGTTCAAATTCAACGCCTTCAGGTTCCTGCGGAGCTCTCCATCTGTTTATCTCCAGTGCGAGGTTTTAATTTGTGACAGCAACACCACGAACTCCCGCTGCACCCAAGGCTGCATCTCTCGGCAAAAGAGAACGGTTTCCTCATACAAGTGGAAAACCAGCACCATGATGGGTCCCATCCGCCTGAAAAGGGATCTCAGGTCTGCTGATCACTCAG AATCCCTCACTAAAGCAAATGCTGAAGAAACACTGAACCTGCACCAATACAGCTTCTACGGgcttttgtttctggttttactttCAAATATTGTCATTGTGGTAGCTGTGATCATAAACTATTACAAACGTCAGCCAGGATACGGGTACCACAAACTCCAGAGCTAG